The Plectropomus leopardus isolate mb chromosome 2, YSFRI_Pleo_2.0, whole genome shotgun sequence genome has a window encoding:
- the gpr25 gene encoding probable G-protein coupled receptor 25, which produces MADSPSFEYYNYDIYANYDYDNFTDDGMIDLNVTVDCPDSHLHGSQIFLPIVYYFIFFTGLLGNLFVITVVGSKGKTGGRLVDTFVINLALADLVFVLTLPLWAISASQGGQWDFGLAGDLLCKLSSYIIAVNRFSNIFFLTCMSVDRYLAVVKLMDSRYMRSSKCIRLTCIGVWLSSLVLGIPSLGYRRVEPSGDGLSCVEDNNSPFFLGLSLTMALLTFVLPVLIIVLCYGTIVMHLNQHCAANPRAEARRRHSLKMVLSIIVAFVVSWLPFNVFKVIIILSQLSDAELSCDAQSWQRNGLLVSCCLAFLNSCVNPAIYFFLDHHFRRQAGMLYKTCTGKPKLLQSFNSSASFTNVGTSESFGTTGGRTHLQITE; this is translated from the coding sequence ATGGCTGATTCTCCATCCTTTGAGTACTACAACTATGACATCTATGCCAACTATGACTACGACAACTTCACTGACGATGGCATGATTGATTTAAATGTCACAGTGGACTGCCCTGACTCACACCTGCACGGCTCCCAAATCTTCCTGCCCATAGTGTACTACTTCATATTCTTCACAGGCCTTCTGGGCAACCTCTTTGTGATCACAGTGGTGGGCAGCAAAGGTAAGACAGGTGGGCGTCTGGTGGACACGTTTGTGATCAACCTGGCCCTGGCTGATCTCGTCTTTGTCCTCACACTGCCTCTGTGGGCCATCTCTGCCAGCCAGGGAGGTCAGTGGGACTTTGGGCTCGCTGGAGACCTGCTGTGTAAACTGAGCAGCTACATCATAGCTGTGAACCGCTTCTCCAACATCTTCTTTCTCACCTGCATGAGTGTCGATCGCTACCTGGCTGTGGTGAAGCTGATGGACTCGAGGTACATGAGGAGCAGCAAGTGCATCCGTCTCACCTGTATTGGAGTTTGGTTGAGCTCCCTGGTGCTCGGCATCCCATCCCTGGGGTACCGCAGAGTGGAGCCATCCGGTGATGGACTCTCCTGCGTGGAAGACAACAACTCACCATTCTTTCTTGGCCTGAGCCTCACCATGGCACTGCTCACCTTTGTCCTCCCGGTGTTGATCATCGTGCTCTGCTACGGGACCATCGTCATGCACCTGAACCAGCACTGTGCTGCAAATCCTCGAGCCGAAGCCCGCCGCAGACACTCCCTCAAGATGGTTCTCTCCATCATAGTGGCCTTTGTGGTATCCTGGCTCCCCTTCAACGTCTTCAAAGTCATCATCATCCTCTCGCAGCTCTCAGACGCTGAGCTGAGTTGTGATGCTCAGTCGTGGCAAAGAAACGGGCTCCTTGTCTCGTGCTGCCTGGCCTTCCTCAACAGCTGCGTGAATCCTGCCATCTACTTTTTCCTGGACCATCACTTCAGACGACAGGCCGGGATGTTGTACAAGACCTGCACAGGGAAGCCGAAGTTACTGCAGAGCTTCAACTCTTCAGCCTCATTCACAAATGTCGGCACTTCAGAGAGCTTCGGAACAACTGGTGGGAGAACTCACCTGCAGATCACTGAGTAG